In one window of Camelina sativa cultivar DH55 chromosome 15, Cs, whole genome shotgun sequence DNA:
- the LOC104747792 gene encoding LOW QUALITY PROTEIN: mitotic checkpoint serine/threonine-protein kinase BUB1 (The sequence of the model RefSeq protein was modified relative to this genomic sequence to represent the inferred CDS: deleted 1 base in 1 codon) has protein sequence MTIGYRDTAGESNTADDDPLFPWVLKIKKATEDLYSGKTSGEDLDELLHDCISTVKQDARYRNDLRFLKIWFLYLEGCEDFESVYREVEEKEICTGHALLYEWYAIFLEVKGLWRRANSVYQTGLSRKAEPFDRLKEAHSLFLQRISKRTKAPSLVKATDLETAFVNPWETSTVDSLIHKIKPQLVKYDGYHASNKVFPGKANLSSLKNYSRNNIIDIGGRKYQIKGCAGKGSFAQVFKAYIDSNPDEVVALKVQKPPFPWEFHMYRQLDCRIPESQRSSFGLAQRVQVYSDYSILVCDYLSHGTLHDVINSYLVVGKSMEEVLCMYYTIEMLYMLETLHSVGIIHGDFKPDNLLIRYPTENLTETDFHEKTGSSSNQGLCLVDWGRGIDLRLFPRTTEFTGDCRTSGFRCMEMKEKKPWKFQVDTYGLCAIVHLMLHNTYIKIDKKQSLDGGHINLPRTSFKRYWNVDMWKELFTKLLNRETCEDDTETLRNLRKSMEEYICADPKLMKKLNELLSKQRVSLCSS, from the exons ATGACAATTGGTTACAGAGACACCGCCGGTGAATCCAACACCGCCGACGACGACCCGCTCTTCCCGTGGGTTTT GAAGATTAAAAAGGCGACGGAGGATCTCTACTCTGGTAAAACTTCCGGAGAAGATCTCGATGAGCTTCTCCATGATTGTATCTCAACT GTTAAGCAAGATGCTCGGTACCGAAACGACCTCAGATTCCTCAAGATCTGGTTCCTCTAC CTTGAGGGATGTGAAGATTTCGAGAGTGTTTATAGAGAAGTTGAAGAGAAGGAGATATGCACAGGGCATGCGTTGCTCTATGAATGGTATGCTATTTTTCTTGAGGTCAAAGGATTATGGCGAAGAGCGAATTCGGTTTATCAAACTGGTCTTTCAAg GAAAGCTGAACCATTTGACAGGTTAAAAGAGGCTCACTCTTTGTTCTTACAAAGAATCTCTAAGAGGACCAAAGCACCTTCCCTTGTAAAG gCCACTGACTTGGAGACGGCTTTTGTAAATCCATGGGAAACCTCCACTGTGGACAGCTTAATTCACAAGATAAAACCCCAGCTTGTGAAATATGAT GGGTACCATGCAAGCAACAAAGTTTTCCCCGGAAAAGCCAACCTGTCTTCTTTGAAGAATTATTCCAGAAACAATATCATTGACATAG GTGGAAGGAAGTACCAGATCAAGGGCTGTGCTGGTAAAGGTTCTTTTGCTCAAGTGTTCAAAGCATACATTGACAGCAATCCTGATGAAGTAGTTGCTCTGAAG GTACAAAAGCCACCTTTTCCTTGGGAATTTCACATGTATCGCCAACTTGATTGCAGGATCCCAGAGAGCCAA AGATCAAGTTTTGGATTGGCTCAGAGAGTGCAAGTGTATTCGGACTACAGTATACTTGTCTGCGATTATCTATCACATGGGACACTCCAC GATGTCATAAACTCATATCTCGTTGTTGGCAAGTCCATGGAAGAAGTTTTGTGCATGTATTACACAATAGAAATGCTGTACATGCTAGAAACTTTGCACAGTGTTGGAATCATTCATGGTGATTTCAAGCCAGACAATCTGCTGATCCGATATCCTAC AGAAAACCTAACTGAGACAGACTTCCATGAGAAAACAGGTTCTTCGAGCAATCAG GGTCTCTGTCTTGTTGACTGGGGTAGAGGAATAGACTTGAGACTGTTTCCTAGAACCACTGAGTTTACAGGAGATTGTCGTACCTCAGGCTTCCGTTGCATGGAGATGAAGGAGAAAAAACCTTGGAAGTTCCAG GTGGACACTTATGGACTCTGTGCAATCGTCCACTTGATGCTGCACAACACCTACATAAAGATCGATAAGAAACAATCGCTGGACGGTGGCCACATTAATCTGCCAAGAACTTCATTTAAAAG ATACTGGAACGTGGATATGTGGAAGGAACTGTTCACGAAGCTGCTCAACAGAGAGACATGTGAAGATGACACAGAGACACTGAGGAATCTGAGAAAGTCAATGGAAGAGTATATATGCGCGGATCCTAAGCTCATGAAGAAGCTCAACGAGTTACTCTCCAAACAACGTGTCTCTTTATGCTCTTCGTAA
- the LOC104747794 gene encoding probable protein phosphatase 2C 58 isoform X2 has product MTGREILHKMKLKAGFCGSETGRGKSKMWKNVAHGFEFVKGKACHPMEDYVVSEFKKVDGHDLGLFAIFDGHLGHDVARYLQTNLFDNILKEDFWTDTENAIRNAYISTDAVILEQSLKLGKGGSTAVTGILIDGKMLVVANVGDSRAVMSKNGVAYQLSVDHEPSKEQKEIESRGGFVSNIPGDVPRVDGQLAVARAFGDKSLKIHLSSEPDITHQTIDDETEFIVFASDGIWKVITNQEAVDVIKSIKDPQAAAKELIEEAVSKKSKDDISCIVVRFQ; this is encoded by the exons ATGACAGGCAGAGAGATTCTCCATAAGATGAAG CTGAAAGCTGGATTCTGTGGATCTGAGACGGGAAGAGGTAAGAGCAAGATGTGGAAGAACGTCGCACACGGTTTTGAGTTTGTGAAAGGCAAAGCATGCCATCCAATGGAGGACTATGTTGTGTCTGAGTTCAAGAAAGTAGACGGCCATGATTTGGGGTTGTTTGCTATCTTTGACGGTCACTTGGGGCATGATGTGGCCAGGTACTTGCAGACCAATCTCTTTGATAACATTCTCAAAGAG GATTTTTGGACTGATACGGAAAACGCTATAAGGAATGCATACATATCAACCGATGCTGTGATACTAGAGCAGTCACTTAAACTTGGCAAAGGCGGATCAACGGCTGTGACAGGCATTCTGATAGATGGGAAGATGCTAGTGGTTGCTAATGTTGGAGACTCACGGGCAGTGATGTCAAAGAATGGTGTTGCCTATCAACTCTCTGTTGACCATGAAccaagcaaagaacaaaaggaAATTGAGAGCCGTGGTGGCTTTGTTTCAAATATTCCAG GGGATGTTCCAAGAGTCGATGGACAGCTAGCGGTTGCGAGGGCGTTTGGTGACAAGAGCTTAAAGATACATCTTAGCTCAGAACCAGACATAACACACCAGACAATCGATGATGAGACTGAGTTCATCGTTTTTGCGAGTGATGGAATTTGGAAG GTGATAACGAACCAAGAAGCTGTGGACGTGATCAAAAGCATAAAAGATCCACAAGCGGCAGCCAAGGAGTTGATAGAAGAAGCAGTCTCTAAGAAAAGCAAAGACGACATCTCTTGTATAGTTGTAAGGTTCCAGTGA
- the LOC104747794 gene encoding probable protein phosphatase 2C 58 isoform X1, with protein sequence MTGREILHKMKLKAGFCGSETGRGKSKMWKNVAHGFEFVKGKACHPMEDYVVSEFKKVDGHDLGLFAIFDGHLGHDVARYLQTNLFDNILKEKDFWTDTENAIRNAYISTDAVILEQSLKLGKGGSTAVTGILIDGKMLVVANVGDSRAVMSKNGVAYQLSVDHEPSKEQKEIESRGGFVSNIPGDVPRVDGQLAVARAFGDKSLKIHLSSEPDITHQTIDDETEFIVFASDGIWKVITNQEAVDVIKSIKDPQAAAKELIEEAVSKKSKDDISCIVVRFQ encoded by the exons ATGACAGGCAGAGAGATTCTCCATAAGATGAAG CTGAAAGCTGGATTCTGTGGATCTGAGACGGGAAGAGGTAAGAGCAAGATGTGGAAGAACGTCGCACACGGTTTTGAGTTTGTGAAAGGCAAAGCATGCCATCCAATGGAGGACTATGTTGTGTCTGAGTTCAAGAAAGTAGACGGCCATGATTTGGGGTTGTTTGCTATCTTTGACGGTCACTTGGGGCATGATGTGGCCAGGTACTTGCAGACCAATCTCTTTGATAACATTCTCAAAGAG AAGGATTTTTGGACTGATACGGAAAACGCTATAAGGAATGCATACATATCAACCGATGCTGTGATACTAGAGCAGTCACTTAAACTTGGCAAAGGCGGATCAACGGCTGTGACAGGCATTCTGATAGATGGGAAGATGCTAGTGGTTGCTAATGTTGGAGACTCACGGGCAGTGATGTCAAAGAATGGTGTTGCCTATCAACTCTCTGTTGACCATGAAccaagcaaagaacaaaaggaAATTGAGAGCCGTGGTGGCTTTGTTTCAAATATTCCAG GGGATGTTCCAAGAGTCGATGGACAGCTAGCGGTTGCGAGGGCGTTTGGTGACAAGAGCTTAAAGATACATCTTAGCTCAGAACCAGACATAACACACCAGACAATCGATGATGAGACTGAGTTCATCGTTTTTGCGAGTGATGGAATTTGGAAG GTGATAACGAACCAAGAAGCTGTGGACGTGATCAAAAGCATAAAAGATCCACAAGCGGCAGCCAAGGAGTTGATAGAAGAAGCAGTCTCTAAGAAAAGCAAAGACGACATCTCTTGTATAGTTGTAAGGTTCCAGTGA
- the LOC104748909 gene encoding phospholipase A2-beta-like translates to MSTTVMIRFAAAFFITVLVGVVRCKECTRTCTTQNCDTISIRYGKYCGFGHFGCPGEEPCDDLDACCMVHDHCVGSKGMTNISCHKKFQLCVNSLSNSIKQSKDEKVGFAKQCPYSVVIPTVNQGMDIGILFSQLCNDIYLLWSWSMRRPGHLDVRVGVRFG, encoded by the exons ATGTCAAct ACGGTGATGATTCGTTTCGCAGCGGCTTTCTTCATCACTGTCCTCGTTGGTGTCGTTCGCTGCAAG GAGTGTACAAGAACTTGCACTACACAGAATTGTGACA CTATTTCTATTCGATATGGCAAGTATTGTGGGTTTGGACACTTTGGATGTCCTGGTGAAGAGCCTTGCGATGATCTTGATGCTTGTTGTATGGTCCATGACCATTGTGTTGGGtcaaaag GTATGACTAACATAAGCTGCCATAAGAAGTTCCAGCTATGCGTAAACAGTCTAAGCAACTCGATAAAACAATCCAAAGACGAAAAGGTCGGCTTCGCCAAACAGTGCCCTTATTCAGTAGTAATACCTACGGTGAATCAAGGAATGGATATCGGGATCTTATTCAGTCAGTTATGTAACGATATATATTTACTCTGGTCTTGGAG TATGCGTAGGCCTGGGCATTTGGATGTTCGGGTCGGGGTTAggttcgggtaa
- the LOC104747789 gene encoding dihydroflavonol 4-reductase-like isoform X1, which translates to MVAVQKEKVCVTGAGGFLGSWVVDLLLSRDYFVHGTVRDPATMMMDPTMVDYHLQLRSAGPKTVVWILTRRLSKYGGAILCLCHNRTSSSGQVSGMMDFFFLFFLRFQVVLLWA; encoded by the exons ATGGTTGCTGTGCAGAAAGAGAAGGTTTGTGTTACCGGTGCCGGAGGTTTTCTGGGTTCGTGGGTCGTCGATCTTCTCCTCTCTAGGGATTACTTCGTCCATGGCACTGTCAGAGACCCTG CAACGATGATGATGGATCCGACGATGGTGGATTATCACTTACAGCTTCGTAGTG CTGGTCCGAAAACAGTGGTATGGATATTAACTCGGCGATTGAGTAAGTACGGTGGAGCAATTCTCTGCCTTTGTCACAATAGGACATCGTCGAG TGGCCAAGTATCCGGGATGAtggatttcttctttcttttttttttgcgtttccAG GTAGTGCTTTTGTGGGCTTAG
- the LOC104747791 gene encoding transmembrane E3 ubiquitin-protein ligase 1 isoform X1 has protein sequence MRKLGVWGLGFLCFSIWFAVLLQQAHGLRPIRETARSWGDEWLFGKKEKGGAGPFSAWNITGTYRGTWKFLDTVNSSSKFPDFRKESGNSVIELVTSPTKITGVHYVQGAVVFHDVFDNEHNVGGAQIKVEGVYIWPFRQLRLVANSGKKGDSGLEDDYLLSNPYHLLGIFSSQVFQESPRDRILKKKTSPIYEMEKHCNIEIAAQISQTVSSENIILVDGGDKDHYHIDGLMESPAVDDDKDCFSPLSLNATSVNVEVYYNKAVNYTLMVTFVSFLQVLLLIRQMEHSNTQSGAAKVSIVMIGQQAIMDSYLCLLHLTAGILVESLFNAFATAAFFKFVVFSIFEMRYLLSIWKATRPSTSGEGWETMRRELSFLYSRFYGILLGGILVMYEFHNYMRPILLLMYSFWIPQIVANVVRDSRKSLHPYYIMGMTVTRLAIPLYVFGCPKNFMRVGPSKAWCVGLCAFVGSQAALLLLQHYFGSRCFVPRKMLPEKYSYYRRFDHDVNRSRDCVICMATIDLRQRINDCMVTPCEHIFHSGCLQRWMDIKMECPTCRRPLPPA, from the exons ATGAGGAAGCTTGGGGTTTGGGGATTAGGGTTCCTCTGCTTTTCGATTTGGTTTGCCGTTTTGCTGCAACAAGCTCATGGACTGAGACCCATTAGGGAGACAGCTCGATCCTGGGGCGATGAG TGGCTCTttggcaaaaaagaaaaaggcgGAGCAGGACCTTTTTCTGCTTGGAATATAACAGGAACATATAGAG GCACCTGGAAGTTTCTAGATACTGTAAATAGCTCTTCAAAGTTCCCAGATTTCAGAAAAGAAAGCGGTAACTCTGTCATTGAATTAGTCACAAGTCCAACAAAAATAACTGGTGTACATTATGTTCAG GGTGCAGTTGTTTTCCATGATGTGTTTGACAATGAACACAATGTGGGTGGTGCCCAAATTAAAGTGGAAGGTGTATATATTTGGCCCTTTAGACAGCTCCGTCTTGTTGCTAACAG CGGAAAGAAGGGTGATTCAGGACTAGAAGACGATTATCTTCTCTCCAACCCCTATCACCTG CTTGGAATTTTTTCCTCCCAAGTGTTTCAAGAATCTCCAAGAGACAgaatattgaaaaagaaaactt CTCCAATATATGAGATGGAGAAGCACTGCAATATCGAAATAGCAGCTCAAATTTCCCAAACCGTTTCTAGTGAAAACA TTATTTTGGTAGATGGGGGGGACAAAGATCATTATCATATCGACGGATTGATGGAAAGTCCTGCAGTAGATGATGACAAAGATTGTTTTTCTCCCTTGTCGCTGAATGCGACCTCCGTAAACGTTGAAGTCTATTATAACAAAGCTGTGAACTATACATTGATGGTCACTTTT GTCTCGTTCCTACAGGTTCTTTTGTTGATCCGACAAATGGAGCACAGTAACACACAATCC GGTGCTGCAAAGGTCTCTATAGTAATGATCGGGCAACAAGCCATCATGGATTCTTATTTATGCCTTTTACATCTCACAGCTGGGATTTTAGTTg AATCCCTTTTTAACGCTTTTGCAACGGCTGCGTTCTTCAAATTTGTAGTGTTTTCGATATTTGAGATGAGATATCTTCTGTCCATATGGAAAGCAACCCGGCCTTCAACCAGTGGTGAGGGCTGGGAAACAATGAGGCGTGAGCTCTCCTTTCTGTACAGCCGTTTCT ATGGAATCCTTCTTGGAGGCATATTGGTAATGTACGAGTTCCACAACTACATGCGGCCGATCCTCCTACTCATGTATTCATTTTGGATTCCCCAGATAGTTGCAAATGTTGTTCGTGATTCTCGAAAGTCTCTGCACCCTTATTATATCATGGGGATGACTGTTACACGACTTGCTATACCCTTGTATGTTTTTGGATGCCCGAAGAACTTCATGCGTGTAGGGCCCAGCAAGGCCTGGTGTGTAGGCCTGTGCGCATTCGTTGGGTCTCAagctgctcttcttcttcttcagcattaTTTCGGGTCTCGTTGCTTTGTCCCTCGGAAG ATGCTACCTGAGAAATACAGCTACTACAGAAGATTCGATCATGATGTAAACCGAAGCAGGGACTGCGTAATCTGCATGGCCACGATTGATCTCAGACAACGTATTAATGATTGCATGGTAACGCCGTGCGAGCATATATTCCACTCGGGATGCTTACAGAGATGGATGGATATAAAGATGGAGTGCCCAACATGTCGTCGCCCACTTCCTCCAGCTTAA
- the LOC104747791 gene encoding transmembrane E3 ubiquitin-protein ligase 1 isoform X2, whose translation MRKLGVWGLGFLCFSIWFAVLLQQAHGLRPIRETARSWGDEWLFGKKEKGGAGPFSAWNITGTYRGTWKFLDTVNSSSKFPDFRKESGNSVIELVTSPTKITGVHYVQGAVVFHDVFDNEHNVGGAQIKVEGVYIWPFRQLRLVANSGKKGDSGLEDDYLLSNPYHLLGIFSSQVFQESPRDRILKKKTSPIYEMEKHCNIEIAAQISQTVSSENNGGDKDHYHIDGLMESPAVDDDKDCFSPLSLNATSVNVEVYYNKAVNYTLMVTFVSFLQVLLLIRQMEHSNTQSGAAKVSIVMIGQQAIMDSYLCLLHLTAGILVESLFNAFATAAFFKFVVFSIFEMRYLLSIWKATRPSTSGEGWETMRRELSFLYSRFYGILLGGILVMYEFHNYMRPILLLMYSFWIPQIVANVVRDSRKSLHPYYIMGMTVTRLAIPLYVFGCPKNFMRVGPSKAWCVGLCAFVGSQAALLLLQHYFGSRCFVPRKMLPEKYSYYRRFDHDVNRSRDCVICMATIDLRQRINDCMVTPCEHIFHSGCLQRWMDIKMECPTCRRPLPPA comes from the exons ATGAGGAAGCTTGGGGTTTGGGGATTAGGGTTCCTCTGCTTTTCGATTTGGTTTGCCGTTTTGCTGCAACAAGCTCATGGACTGAGACCCATTAGGGAGACAGCTCGATCCTGGGGCGATGAG TGGCTCTttggcaaaaaagaaaaaggcgGAGCAGGACCTTTTTCTGCTTGGAATATAACAGGAACATATAGAG GCACCTGGAAGTTTCTAGATACTGTAAATAGCTCTTCAAAGTTCCCAGATTTCAGAAAAGAAAGCGGTAACTCTGTCATTGAATTAGTCACAAGTCCAACAAAAATAACTGGTGTACATTATGTTCAG GGTGCAGTTGTTTTCCATGATGTGTTTGACAATGAACACAATGTGGGTGGTGCCCAAATTAAAGTGGAAGGTGTATATATTTGGCCCTTTAGACAGCTCCGTCTTGTTGCTAACAG CGGAAAGAAGGGTGATTCAGGACTAGAAGACGATTATCTTCTCTCCAACCCCTATCACCTG CTTGGAATTTTTTCCTCCCAAGTGTTTCAAGAATCTCCAAGAGACAgaatattgaaaaagaaaactt CTCCAATATATGAGATGGAGAAGCACTGCAATATCGAAATAGCAGCTCAAATTTCCCAAACCGTTTCTAGTGAAAACA ATGGGGGGGACAAAGATCATTATCATATCGACGGATTGATGGAAAGTCCTGCAGTAGATGATGACAAAGATTGTTTTTCTCCCTTGTCGCTGAATGCGACCTCCGTAAACGTTGAAGTCTATTATAACAAAGCTGTGAACTATACATTGATGGTCACTTTT GTCTCGTTCCTACAGGTTCTTTTGTTGATCCGACAAATGGAGCACAGTAACACACAATCC GGTGCTGCAAAGGTCTCTATAGTAATGATCGGGCAACAAGCCATCATGGATTCTTATTTATGCCTTTTACATCTCACAGCTGGGATTTTAGTTg AATCCCTTTTTAACGCTTTTGCAACGGCTGCGTTCTTCAAATTTGTAGTGTTTTCGATATTTGAGATGAGATATCTTCTGTCCATATGGAAAGCAACCCGGCCTTCAACCAGTGGTGAGGGCTGGGAAACAATGAGGCGTGAGCTCTCCTTTCTGTACAGCCGTTTCT ATGGAATCCTTCTTGGAGGCATATTGGTAATGTACGAGTTCCACAACTACATGCGGCCGATCCTCCTACTCATGTATTCATTTTGGATTCCCCAGATAGTTGCAAATGTTGTTCGTGATTCTCGAAAGTCTCTGCACCCTTATTATATCATGGGGATGACTGTTACACGACTTGCTATACCCTTGTATGTTTTTGGATGCCCGAAGAACTTCATGCGTGTAGGGCCCAGCAAGGCCTGGTGTGTAGGCCTGTGCGCATTCGTTGGGTCTCAagctgctcttcttcttcttcagcattaTTTCGGGTCTCGTTGCTTTGTCCCTCGGAAG ATGCTACCTGAGAAATACAGCTACTACAGAAGATTCGATCATGATGTAAACCGAAGCAGGGACTGCGTAATCTGCATGGCCACGATTGATCTCAGACAACGTATTAATGATTGCATGGTAACGCCGTGCGAGCATATATTCCACTCGGGATGCTTACAGAGATGGATGGATATAAAGATGGAGTGCCCAACATGTCGTCGCCCACTTCCTCCAGCTTAA
- the LOC104747789 gene encoding dihydroflavonol 4-reductase-like isoform X2, which translates to MVAVQKEKVCVTGAGGFLGSWVVDLLLSRDYFVHGTVRDPATMMMDPTMVDYHLQLRSAGPKTVVWILTRRLSKYGGAILCLCHNRTSSSGQVSGMMDFFFLFFLRFQVV; encoded by the exons ATGGTTGCTGTGCAGAAAGAGAAGGTTTGTGTTACCGGTGCCGGAGGTTTTCTGGGTTCGTGGGTCGTCGATCTTCTCCTCTCTAGGGATTACTTCGTCCATGGCACTGTCAGAGACCCTG CAACGATGATGATGGATCCGACGATGGTGGATTATCACTTACAGCTTCGTAGTG CTGGTCCGAAAACAGTGGTATGGATATTAACTCGGCGATTGAGTAAGTACGGTGGAGCAATTCTCTGCCTTTGTCACAATAGGACATCGTCGAG TGGCCAAGTATCCGGGATGAtggatttcttctttcttttttttttgcgtttccAG GTTGTATGA